TGCCGGACGGCGACGAGGTCGCCGTCCTGCTCTACACCAGCGGGACGACCTCGGCACCGAAGTCCGCGGTGCTGCGGCACCGGCACCTGCTGGCGTACGTGATGAACACGCTGGAGTTCGCGTCCGCGGGGGAGGAGGACGCGGCGCTCGTCGCCGTCCCGCCCTACCACATCGCCGGGCTGGCGAACCTGCTGACGAACATCTACACCGGGCGCCGCGTCGTCTACATGGCGAGGTTCGACCCGGCCGAGTGGCTCGCGACCGTCCGGAAGGAGGGCGTCACGCACGCCCTCGTCGTCCCGACGATGCTCGCCCGCATCGTGGCCGAGGTCGAGGGCGACGACGCCGGGACGCCGACGCTGCGCACCCTCGCCTACGGCGGCGCGCGGACCCCGCGTCCCGTCCTGGAACGGGCCCTGCGGGTCTTCTCCGGCACCGGGTTCGTCAACGCCTACGGGCTGACGGAGACCGCCTCCTCGGTCGCCGTCCTCGGGCCCAACGACCACCGCAAGGCGCTCGCCTCCGACGACGCCGCCGTGCGGGCGCGGCTGGAGTCGGTCGGCCGGGCCGTGCCGGGCGTGGAGTTCCAGATCCGCCGCGACGACGGCGAACCCGCGGCGGCGGGGGAGACCGGCCTGGTGTTCGTGCGCGGCGACCAGATCTCCGGCGAGTACGGCGGCGGCACGGTCCTGGACGCCGGCGGCTGGTTCGCCACCCGCGACCGGGGGCGGCTCGACGAGGGCGGCTACCTGTTCATCGAGGGACGCGCCGACGACACCATCATCCGGGGCGGCGAGAACATCGCCCCCGCCGAGATCGAGGACGTCCTGCTCGGCCATCCGGGGATCACCGAGGTCGCCGTCATCGGCCCGCCCGACCCCGAGTGGGGACAGCGGATCGTCGCCGTCGTCGTCGGCGCGGGCGACCCCGAGGAGATCAGGCGGTGGGCGAAGGAGCGGCTGCGCTCGTCCAAGACCCCCGACGCGATCGTGTTCCGCCCCGAACTGCCGAAGACCGACACCGGAAAGATCCTGCGCCGCACCCTGCTGGCCGACCTGGAGTCCGCCCATGCCTGAGAACGCCCCCGAAGCCGTCATCGTGTCCGCGCTGCGCACCCCCATCGGCACCGCCTTCAAGGGGACCCTGCGCGACACCACCGCCTTCGACCTGGCCCACCACGTCGTCTCCCGCGCGGCGTCCGGCCTGGACCCGGAGCTGATCGACGACGTGATCCTCGCCGAGGGCCTCTACGGCGGCGGCGTCGTGGCCCGGCACGCCGCGCTGACCGCGGGGCTCACCGACGTTCCCGGCCTCGCCCAGAACCGGCACTGCGCCGCCGGGCAGGCCGCCGTGCAGAGCGCCGCCGCGAGCATCCGCGCCGGGATGGACGACCTGATCATCGCGGGCGGGGTCAACTCGGCGTCGACCTCGCCGAAGTCATCGTTCCGGGTGGACGGCGAGTGGACCGACTGGTTCCCGCCGACGCACCCCGACCGGCCCGACGCCCCCAACCGCGACATGTCGATCACCGTCGGCTGGAACGCGGCCGTCGAGGCGGGCGTGTCCCGGGAGGAGATGGACGCCTGGGCGCTGCGCTCGCACCGCAACGCCGTCCGCGCCATCGACGAGGGACGCTTCGACGCCGAGATCGTCCCGATCGAGACGCCGCACGGGACGTTCGCCGTCGACGAGCACCCCCGTCGCGACACCACGCTCGAGAAGCTCGCCGCGCTGAAGCCGCTGCACCCGGAGATCGAGGGGTTCGGCATCACGGCGGGCAACGCCTGCGGCGCCAACGACGGCGCCGCCGCGCTCGTCGTCGCGGGCGACCGGTTCGCGCGGCAGCACGGGCTGCCCGCGCTGGCGACCGTCCGGTCCTGGGCGTCGGTCGGCATCGACCCGAGGATCACCGGGCTGGCGCCGGTGAAGGCGATCCCCAAGGCGCTGGCGCGCGCCGGGATGAAGCCCGCGGACGTGGACGTGTTCGAGATCAACGAGGCGTTCGCGGCGATGTGCGTGGCGACGGTCGGGCGGCTCGGCCTCGACCCGGACCGGGTGAACGTCAACGGCAGCGGCTGCTCGCTCGGCCACCCGGTCGCCGCGACCGGCGCCCGGATGATCGTCACGCTGGTGCACGAGCTGCGCCGCCGGGGCGGCGGCGTCGGCGTCGCCGCGATGTGCGCGGGCGGCGGGATGGGCTCGGCCACCGTGATCGAGGTCCCCGCCCCGTGACGGACGCCCCGGTGACGCACGCCCGCGCGGCGGACGCCCGCGCGGCGGACGCCCGCGCGGCGGACGTGCGCGGGCTGCTCGCCGCGGCCCGCCGCGGGTCGCCCCGCGCGGCGGGCCGGCTGCTGAGCCTGGTCGAGGGCGAACGCCGCGACGAGGTCCTCGCCGCCCTCGACGCCGCCGACCCGGTCCCCGCTTCCGCCTCCGGAGCGGGGACCGCCCGGGTCGTCGGGCTGACCGGCCCGCCCGGCGCGGGCAAGTCGACGACCGTCGCCGCGCTCGTCGGGGCCTACCGCGAGCGCGGCCTGCGGGTCGCGGTGCTCGCGGTCGACCCGTCCTCGCCCTACAGCGGCGGCGCGCTGCTCGGGGACCGCATCCGGATGGCCGCGCACACCGCCGACCCGGGCGTGCTCATCCGCTCGCTGGCCACGCGCGGCCACCTGGGCGGCCTCGCCGCCGCCGTGCCCGCCGCGGTCCGGCTGCTGACCGCCCTGGCGTTCGACCTGATCCTGGTGGAGACGGTCGGCGTCGGGCAGTCCGAGATCGAGGTCGCCGCCGTCGCCGACCCCACCGTGGTCGTCCTCACGCCCGGGGCGGGCGACGCCGTCCAGGCGGCCAAGGCGGGGCTGCTGGAGGTCGCCGACCTGCTGGTGGTCAACAAGGCCGACCGCGACGGCGCCGCCCGGACCGTCCGCGACCTGCGGGTCGAGACCGGCGCGTCCGTGCTCACCCTCGTGGCGTCCGAGGGGACGGGCCTGCCCGAGCTGGTCGAGGCGATCGACGCCCACCACCGCGCCGACACCGCGGACCGGCGGACGGCCCGGGCGCACGCGCAGATCCTCTCGCTCGCCCACACCCGCCTGCGCGCCCATCCCGACCTCGCCGCGCTCGCCGCCGCCGTGGCCGACGGCCGGCACGACGCCTACACGGCGGCCGGCCTGCTCCTCCGCCGGTACCGCGAGCCCGGCGGGACGGCGGAGGAGCAGGGGACTGCGGGGCCGCTCAGCCCTTGAGACGCAGGAGGGCCTCCTGCGCGTAGGACGCGACGAGCGCGCCGTCCGCCGTCAGGAGGTCGCCCCGGCCGAAGCAGCGGCCGTGCGCCAGGATCGGGCTGTGCTGGCGCAGCAGCAGCCAGTCGTCGGTGCGGAACGGCCGGTGGAACCAGAGGCTGTGCGAGGTGACGGCCGACGTGAACGCCTTCCCCGCGTCGTTCTGGGAGACGCCGTCGAGCGGCCGCAGCGCCGTGCCGATGAGCGTGAGGTCGGTGGCGTAGGCGGCCAGCGCGGGCGCCAGCTCCGGGGCGGCGTCCGGGGTGCGCATCCACAGCTCGTACTCGGGCGGCCCGGCGGCCGCGGCGTCCAGTTCGCCGGCCGACCGGGTCTCCCACGGCAGCAGGTCGAGCTTCACCTCGTGCTCCGGGCCGGGCACCGGCGGGACGCCGGGGACGGTCTGGAGCTCGGCGCCGTCCTCGTGGGCGTGCAGGGACACCGACGCCGTGGCGATCACGCCGGCCTCCTGCCGGGCGGTGATCGTCGCGGTCGCGAACGCCCTGCCCTCGTGATGGCGTTCGACCTCGTACCGGACGGGCTCGTCCGAGCCGCCCGCGCGAGGGAACAGCGCGTGCAGGGACTTGACGGACTTGTCCGGGCAGACGGCGGTGGCCGCCCGGACGAACTGGGCGAGGAGCTGGCCGCCGAACAGCCGGTGGTAGGTCAGCCGCTGGTTGCGTCCGGCGAAGTGCGCGGAGCCGGAGCCGGAGCCGGAGCCGCCGCCCGGAGCCGGGGCGGGGCCGTCCAGGTCCAGGCAGGCGAGCAGGTCGCTCCACAGATCGGTCACGGAAGTGGGCATGCCACCAGTGTAAATCAGATGACCGGTTCATGAGAATGCTGTTCTCGGATCATCCGCACCGGGCCGCGCCCCCGGTGCGAGCGGTCGCGGGTCAGGCGGCCGCGCCGAAGCCCGTCGAGCAGAACTCCCACAGCTCGTCGGCCGTGATGGGGTGGGTGTCCTCGTCGACCGGGGCGCTGTGCGCGATGAACATCACCGTCTGCATCACCAGCGCGGCCGCGCGGCGCGGCTTGACGCCCGCCCGCAGCCGCCCGGCCGCCTCGACCTGCTCCAGCAGCTCGGTGAACAGCGTGAGCAGCGGCGTGTGCGCCGACTTCACCTCGGCCGGGTGGGTGACCAGCAGCTGCGGCGCGAAGTCGGTGAACAGCGGCCGCTGCGCCGACGGGTCGGGGCGCGACAGCTCGAACAGCAGCTGCACGGCCACCTTGAGGCGCTCCAGCGGGTCGGTCTGCCCGCCCGCGGCCGCGCGGATCTGCTCGGTGGACCGCCGCAGCGCGTCCTCGAAAAGCGCGAGGAGCAGTTCGTGCTTGCCGTCGAAATGCTGGTAGAAGCTGCGCAGCGACTGCCGGGAGCGGTCCACGACCTCCTGCACGGTGAAGTCGGTGCTGCCCTTCTCCGCGATGATCGCCTGCGCCGCGTCGAGGAACCGCTCCACCCGCTGCTCGGCGCGCAGCCGAGCCGCCTTGGTCGACCGCTCGACCGCGCGGTCCTTCCAGGCCGGCCGGTGGGTCGGCGTGTCCGCCGTCGAATCCGTCTTCTGCACCATGTGTAGAACCTTACTGCACGGTATCGGCAGCCATCGGAACCGGTGCCGCACTATGGCGCGCACGATAACGAGACTATGACTTTCCTAACTCAAGAGTGTCATAGCCGACCGCTCCGCGTCCCGTCACCGCTCACAGTTCCGATCACAATTGGACGAGCCGCCGCGCGGTGCCGTCCGTGCGCAGGATCCGCCCCGCCTCCCGGGTCAGTTCCCGGGCGCCGCCGAGCAGCCCGTCGAGGACGAGCGCGCGCCGCACGTGCCGGTGCAGCTCGTGCTCCTCGGTGAACCCGATCCCGCCGAGTACCTGCTGGCAGTGCCGGGCCGCCGTCAGCGCCGCCCGTCCGGCCGCCGCCTTGCCGAGCAGCGCCGCCAGGTCCGCGTCGGACGGGTCGTGCGGGGCGGCCAGCGCGGCCTCCGCGCCGTCCAGCGCGACCAGCGTCTCGGCGAGCCGGTGCCGGACGGCCTGGAACGAGGCGATCGGGCGGCCGAACTGGGTGCGGTCGAGCGCGTGCTCGCGCGCGAGCCGCAGCATGGCCCGTCCCGTGCCGGTCAGCCACCAGCCGAGCGCCCGCCGGGCCGCGGCGAGCGGCACGGGGTCGCCGCCGGGGACCGTCCGCAGCGGCAGGTCGCCGTCCAGGACGTCCGTGCCCGCGGTCCCGGGGGCACGGTCCCAGACCGCCCACCGGCCGCCCGCGTACGGCAGCGGCGGCGGCGCGTCCCCGAGGGGACGTCCCGCCGCGCCGAGGACCACGTCGTTGAGCACCGCCGCGTGCGCCCCGGTCTCGCCGAGCAGCCCGAAGACGAGCGGGACGGCGACGTCCGGGGCCGCGGCGAGCAGGTCCGCCCAGCCGAGCCCCGCGAGGGCCTCGTCGAGCGCGGGCCCCGACGCCGACGCCATCGTCTTGCGCAGCGCGCCGGCGAGCATCTCCCGCTCGGCCGCGTCCATTTCGGGGGGCTCCATGCTCAGTCCTTCCCGAGGTCGAGGAGACGGCGGGCGATGATGTTGCGCTGGATCTCGGCGGTGCCGCCGTAGATGGTGGCGGCCCGCGAGTACAGGTACTCCGACCGCCACGGCGTCTCGTCCAGTTCGAGGACGCCCGGCAGCAGGTCCCGGGCCGTGTCGAACAACCGCTGCTCGGCGGTGGCCAGCAGCACCTTGTCGACCGAGGTCTCCGGGCCTAGCCGGGCGCCGTCCGCGAGCCGGCGCTGCGTCTCGTGGGACCGGCAGCGGACGGTGTGCAGCGCGAGGTACGCGGCGCCGAGCGCGGCGTCGTCCGCCTCGCCGGTCTCGGCCGCGAGCCGGTCCAGCCGCGAGTACAGGTGCGCGATGCGATGCCAGAAGCAGGTGGAGCGCTCGTGCGGGAGCAGGTCCATCGCCAGCCGCCACCCGTCCCCGGGACGCCCCAGCATGCGGTCGCCCGGGACGACGACGTCGTCGAAGAACACCTCGGCGAACTCGTCGACGCCGTGCATGGTGCGCAGCGGCCGGACGGTGATGCCGGGGGTGTCCATGTCGAGGAAGAACGCGGTGATCCCGGCGTGTCCGGGCGCGGTCCGGGTGAGCAGGACGCACCGCCGCGCGAACTGGGCGAGGCTCGTCCACACCTTCTGGCCGTTGATCACCCAGTCGTCGCCGCGGGGCTCCGCCCGGGTCGACAGCGACGCGAGGTCGCTGCCGGACCCGGGCTCGGAGAACCCCTGGCACCACTGCTCGTCGCCGTTCAGCAGCCGCGGCACCATCTCGGCCGCCAGCTCCGGCGGCGCGTAGGAGATCATCGTCGGGGCGAGGACCTCGATCATCGAGTAGATGCCCGGTTCGGCCAGGTCGCGGGTGGCGACCTCCTCGCCGAGCACCGCGCGCAGCACGGCCGGCCCGCCGAGCCCGCCCACCTCGGCGGGCCACCCGTACCGCATCCAGCCCGCGTCGTAGAGGGCGCGGCGGACGCGGCCGAGCTGCGCGACCTGCCCGTCGAACGTCAGCCCGGGCGCGGGGGACAGGTCGTTGTCGTCCAGCCAGGCCCGCACCCTCGCCCGGAAACCGGCGACGTCGATGTCGTCCGCGTCGATGTCGCCGGTGTTCACGTCCCCGCCGTTCATGCTCCCGCGCGCCGGTGCGCGTGCGGGCGTCCGGAGTCGTGCACGCCACTGCGGCGGATGAACGTCATCGCGCGCGTCCGCAGCCGCCACCCGTCGCCGGTCCGCGCGTAGGTGTCGTTGTAGTAGCCGATCCGCATCTCGTGCGTGGAGTGGTCCACGAAGCAGAGCGGCTGCGTGCCCGTCGCGGCGTCGCCGTCGATGTCGACCGCCGCCGTCCCGGTCAGGAACAGGCCCTTCGGCGCCGCCTCGACCAGCTCGGGGAACTCGTCGAGCCGGTAGGTGTCGCCGAACGCGCTGTACGTGCCGTCCGGCGTGAACACCCCGAGCAGGCCGTCGATGTCGCCGCGGGTGATGGTGACCGCGTAGCGGGCGAGCAGTTGCTGGATCTCGACATGGTCGTCGACGTTGGACGCCGACACGCTATTTCCGGACAAAAACCTTCCCGCCCTTCATCACGAACCGCACGTCCTTGGTGACGGCGATGTCCTGCAGGGGATCGCCGGGCACGGCGATGACGTCGGCGAGGAGCCCCTCGGCGAGGCGGCCCCGGTCGGTGACGTCGATCAGCTCCGCGGCCCGCACGGTGGCCGCGCGCAGCACGTCCGCCGCGGACAGGCCCCGCTCGACCAGGGCCGTCAGCTCGAAGGCGTTGCGCCCGTGCGGGATCGCCGGGGCGTCGGTGCCGACCGCGATCTTCACCCCGGCCTTGTAGGCGGCCAGCACGGACTGCCGCGCCTTCGGGAACATCTCCGCGGCCTTGGCCTGCAGCTCGGGCGCCGCCTTCGAGACGTCCATGCCGTCGGCCAGCGCCGTGGTCGGGACGAGCCAGGTGCCGCGCTCGACCATCAGCGCGATCGTCTCGTCGTCGATGAGGAACCCGTGCTCGATGCAGTCGATGCCCGCCTCGACGGCGCCCCGCACCGCGTCCGCGCCGTGCGTGTGCGCCGCGACCCGCAGGCCGCGCCGGTGCGCCTCGTCGACGATCGCGCGCAGCTCCTCGTCGGAATAGTGCTGCGCGCCGGGGGTGCCGGTGTGCGACATGACGCCGCCGGACACGCACACCTTGATGAGCCGCGCGCCGTGCTTGATCTGGTACCGGACGGCCCGGCGCACCTCGTCGACGCCGTTGGCGATGCCCTCCTCGACCGACAGCTGGAGGACGCCGGGCGCGAACGCGGCGAACATCGTCGGGTCCAGGTGCCCGCCGGTCGGGGTGATGGCGTGCCCCGCCGGGACGATCCGGGGACCGTCGATCCAGCCCGCGTCGATCGCCTTGCCGAGCGCGACGTCCAGCAGGTAGCCGCCCGTCTTCACGAACAGCCCCAGGTTGCGGACGGTCGTGAAGCCGGCCCGCAGGGTGCGGCGCGCGTTGCCGACGGCGCGCAGCATCCGCAGCGGCGGGTCGTCCTGGACGGGCGAGTACTCCAGGGTCTCGCCGCGCCCGCCCATCAGGAGGTTGACCTCCATGTCCATGAGGCCGGGCAGCAGGATCGCGTCGCCGAGGTCGATGACCTCGCCCTCGGGCGGGCCCCCGACCCCGGCGATGCGGTCGCCGTCGATCCGCAGGATCCCCGGCCGGACGATCTCGCCCGCGTCGACGTCGAGGAGCCCGCCCGCTTTCAGCGTGAGCATGTCAGACCACGGGCTCCACGATGAGGTCCAGGTACGCCGCGCCGCTGTCGGGCACGCGGGCCTGCTTCCACACCTCGACGGGGAACGACACCATGACCAGACCCTGCATGAGGTGCATCAGCGTGCGCGCGTCCTCGGGCAGGTCGTCCCACGGGTGCCGGTCGATGTGGGCGATGGCGTCCTCGAGGCGGGAGAAGGCCGCGTCGTAGAACGCCTGCATCTCGTCCATCGAGCTGGCGAGGCGCTTGGCGTACCGCTCGGGCTCGGTGGGCAGGGCCCAGTCCGCGTACGGCTCGAGGTCGGAGAATTCAGCGGGCAGCGGCATCCTGGTGCTCCTTGGACTGGTGTTCCTCGACGCGGTCACGGGCGACCTTGTGCAGGTGACGCAGGAGGATCTCCTGGTCGTTGAGGGGGAAGTCGGTGACGGCGCGGCCCTTCAGCATCGTCTGGGTGGCCTCGAGGGTGTTGGCGTCCTGGAGCGCGTACTCCTTGAACGTCACCGCGGCGAGTTCGTGGCCGAGCCGCTCGCGGGCGTTCTTCGGCGGCACGAAGTACAGGCTCGACTCGAAGACGTGCTTGTCGACGCCGGTCGGCCAGTAGTGGTACGTCAGGTACCAGCCGGGCGCCCAGATCAGCAGCATGAAGTTCGGGAAGAGGACGAACGAGTCGCTTCCCCACGCCTTGTGGCGGGCGGGGTTGAGGCTCTCCGGCAGGTCGTCGAGACCGTCGATGTCGGGCCGGTCCCAGGGACCGAACAGGCCGCTGCGCAGGACGCGCTCGATCGGCTTGACCATCGACGGGTCCTTGGGCGGGGACATGCCGCCCCAGGACGAGATCATCGAGTGCGGGCCGTCCAGCTTGTAGTGCAGCGCCTCGTAGCCGTAGCTGAACAGCTTGTCGGCCTCGTCCTTGACGGCCTGCTTCTGGTGCAGCACCGGCGCGTGGTAGAACTCGGCGAACGCGTCGATGAACAGCTTCCAGTTGCTGCCGACCTCGGCCCGGTAGCTGTACACCTCGGTCATCTCGTGGAAGGGGTAGCCCTCCAGGCCCTTGGCCATCTCGCCGAGGTACTCGGCGAGCGGCGCGGCGTCCGGGTCGAGGTTGACGAAGATGAACCCCTCCCAGACCTCGCAGCGCACGGACTTGAGCCCGTAGTCGGACTTGTCGACGTTGAAGAACTCCTCCTCCTGCTGGATGA
The nucleotide sequence above comes from Actinomadura algeriensis. Encoded proteins:
- a CDS encoding class I adenylate-forming enzyme family protein, translating into MNIAMILEMAVSAGDRVAVAAGGRSFTASELLRLAHSAAHRFRKYPAVLYLGTNHLAYPVALFGAAVAGVPFVPLNYRLGEDQLKGLQDRHPGALVLRPDDLDGVLDAADPPAGEEIDVLPDGDEVAVLLYTSGTTSAPKSAVLRHRHLLAYVMNTLEFASAGEEDAALVAVPPYHIAGLANLLTNIYTGRRVVYMARFDPAEWLATVRKEGVTHALVVPTMLARIVAEVEGDDAGTPTLRTLAYGGARTPRPVLERALRVFSGTGFVNAYGLTETASSVAVLGPNDHRKALASDDAAVRARLESVGRAVPGVEFQIRRDDGEPAAAGETGLVFVRGDQISGEYGGGTVLDAGGWFATRDRGRLDEGGYLFIEGRADDTIIRGGENIAPAEIEDVLLGHPGITEVAVIGPPDPEWGQRIVAVVVGAGDPEEIRRWAKERLRSSKTPDAIVFRPELPKTDTGKILRRTLLADLESAHA
- a CDS encoding thiolase family protein — encoded protein: MPENAPEAVIVSALRTPIGTAFKGTLRDTTAFDLAHHVVSRAASGLDPELIDDVILAEGLYGGGVVARHAALTAGLTDVPGLAQNRHCAAGQAAVQSAAASIRAGMDDLIIAGGVNSASTSPKSSFRVDGEWTDWFPPTHPDRPDAPNRDMSITVGWNAAVEAGVSREEMDAWALRSHRNAVRAIDEGRFDAEIVPIETPHGTFAVDEHPRRDTTLEKLAALKPLHPEIEGFGITAGNACGANDGAAALVVAGDRFARQHGLPALATVRSWASVGIDPRITGLAPVKAIPKALARAGMKPADVDVFEINEAFAAMCVATVGRLGLDPDRVNVNGSGCSLGHPVAATGARMIVTLVHELRRRGGGVGVAAMCAGGGMGSATVIEVPAP
- the meaB gene encoding methylmalonyl Co-A mutase-associated GTPase MeaB, with the protein product MTDAPVTHARAADARAADARAADVRGLLAAARRGSPRAAGRLLSLVEGERRDEVLAALDAADPVPASASGAGTARVVGLTGPPGAGKSTTVAALVGAYRERGLRVAVLAVDPSSPYSGGALLGDRIRMAAHTADPGVLIRSLATRGHLGGLAAAVPAAVRLLTALAFDLILVETVGVGQSEIEVAAVADPTVVVLTPGAGDAVQAAKAGLLEVADLLVVNKADRDGAARTVRDLRVETGASVLTLVASEGTGLPELVEAIDAHHRADTADRRTARAHAQILSLAHTRLRAHPDLAALAAAVADGRHDAYTAAGLLLRRYREPGGTAEEQGTAGPLSP
- a CDS encoding acyl-CoA thioesterase, whose amino-acid sequence is MPTSVTDLWSDLLACLDLDGPAPAPGGGSGSGSGSAHFAGRNQRLTYHRLFGGQLLAQFVRAATAVCPDKSVKSLHALFPRAGGSDEPVRYEVERHHEGRAFATATITARQEAGVIATASVSLHAHEDGAELQTVPGVPPVPGPEHEVKLDLLPWETRSAGELDAAAAGPPEYELWMRTPDAAPELAPALAAYATDLTLIGTALRPLDGVSQNDAGKAFTSAVTSHSLWFHRPFRTDDWLLLRQHSPILAHGRCFGRGDLLTADGALVASYAQEALLRLKG
- a CDS encoding TetR/AcrR family transcriptional regulator, whose protein sequence is MVQKTDSTADTPTHRPAWKDRAVERSTKAARLRAEQRVERFLDAAQAIIAEKGSTDFTVQEVVDRSRQSLRSFYQHFDGKHELLLALFEDALRRSTEQIRAAAGGQTDPLERLKVAVQLLFELSRPDPSAQRPLFTDFAPQLLVTHPAEVKSAHTPLLTLFTELLEQVEAAGRLRAGVKPRRAAALVMQTVMFIAHSAPVDEDTHPITADELWEFCSTGFGAAA
- a CDS encoding acyl-CoA dehydrogenase family protein — its product is MEPPEMDAAEREMLAGALRKTMASASGPALDEALAGLGWADLLAAAPDVAVPLVFGLLGETGAHAAVLNDVVLGAAGRPLGDAPPPLPYAGGRWAVWDRAPGTAGTDVLDGDLPLRTVPGGDPVPLAAARRALGWWLTGTGRAMLRLAREHALDRTQFGRPIASFQAVRHRLAETLVALDGAEAALAAPHDPSDADLAALLGKAAAGRAALTAARHCQQVLGGIGFTEEHELHRHVRRALVLDGLLGGARELTREAGRILRTDGTARRLVQL
- a CDS encoding acyl-CoA dehydrogenase family protein, producing MNGGDVNTGDIDADDIDVAGFRARVRAWLDDNDLSPAPGLTFDGQVAQLGRVRRALYDAGWMRYGWPAEVGGLGGPAVLRAVLGEEVATRDLAEPGIYSMIEVLAPTMISYAPPELAAEMVPRLLNGDEQWCQGFSEPGSGSDLASLSTRAEPRGDDWVINGQKVWTSLAQFARRCVLLTRTAPGHAGITAFFLDMDTPGITVRPLRTMHGVDEFAEVFFDDVVVPGDRMLGRPGDGWRLAMDLLPHERSTCFWHRIAHLYSRLDRLAAETGEADDAALGAAYLALHTVRCRSHETQRRLADGARLGPETSVDKVLLATAEQRLFDTARDLLPGVLELDETPWRSEYLYSRAATIYGGTAEIQRNIIARRLLDLGKD
- a CDS encoding nuclear transport factor 2 family protein codes for the protein MSASNVDDHVEIQQLLARYAVTITRGDIDGLLGVFTPDGTYSAFGDTYRLDEFPELVEAAPKGLFLTGTAAVDIDGDAATGTQPLCFVDHSTHEMRIGYYNDTYARTGDGWRLRTRAMTFIRRSGVHDSGRPHAHRRAGA
- a CDS encoding metal-dependent hydrolase family protein — its product is MLTLKAGGLLDVDAGEIVRPGILRIDGDRIAGVGGPPEGEVIDLGDAILLPGLMDMEVNLLMGGRGETLEYSPVQDDPPLRMLRAVGNARRTLRAGFTTVRNLGLFVKTGGYLLDVALGKAIDAGWIDGPRIVPAGHAITPTGGHLDPTMFAAFAPGVLQLSVEEGIANGVDEVRRAVRYQIKHGARLIKVCVSGGVMSHTGTPGAQHYSDEELRAIVDEAHRRGLRVAAHTHGADAVRGAVEAGIDCIEHGFLIDDETIALMVERGTWLVPTTALADGMDVSKAAPELQAKAAEMFPKARQSVLAAYKAGVKIAVGTDAPAIPHGRNAFELTALVERGLSAADVLRAATVRAAELIDVTDRGRLAEGLLADVIAVPGDPLQDIAVTKDVRFVMKGGKVFVRK
- a CDS encoding aromatic ring-hydroxylating oxygenase subunit alpha, whose translation is MPHFPKPAAGSWTEHYPELGTAPVNYSDSIDPEHYEAEREAIFKRTWLNVGRVESVPKVGSYFTKELAAAETSLIIVRGKDKQIRAFHNVCRHRGNKLVWNDFPGEEVKGTCRQFTCKYHAWRYDLAGELTFIQQEEEFFNVDKSDYGLKSVRCEVWEGFIFVNLDPDAAPLAEYLGEMAKGLEGYPFHEMTEVYSYRAEVGSNWKLFIDAFAEFYHAPVLHQKQAVKDEADKLFSYGYEALHYKLDGPHSMISSWGGMSPPKDPSMVKPIERVLRSGLFGPWDRPDIDGLDDLPESLNPARHKAWGSDSFVLFPNFMLLIWAPGWYLTYHYWPTGVDKHVFESSLYFVPPKNARERLGHELAAVTFKEYALQDANTLEATQTMLKGRAVTDFPLNDQEILLRHLHKVARDRVEEHQSKEHQDAAAR